The nucleotide window ACTTTATTTTATATATATAGTTGGCTTTTCTTTCTTTCTCATAAGAAGATAGTTGCAAAAAAATATTTTGTAAGAACGAATTAACGGCCAATGCCAACAGAGGCATTGAGCAGTAGGCAGTAGCTGACAAAGCCAGGAAGGAGCCTTGTTTGCTTGTGACATAACACGACGCATGTAGAGCTGGGAACACATTTTCCATACATGCATGAACGATAGTTGTTGTTATTTTTTACTCCAGTTTCTTGACATTAACTATTTTAACCTCGCAAAAAAAAGACCTTGACTATTTTAAAAGAAGGTTATCGCTATGCATACCTAAAGCTCGCGACCTGGTAAGGATCCCCTGCACGCCGGGCGCCGCCAGCTCGTCCGGCCGTGCCAGCTGCATCCGCACATCAAGCTAACATTAATCCCCAGCAAATATTGGACGAGGAAAGAAACACAATATATCAAGCTCATACATGACGCCAGCAGCGTGCTCACCTTGTGGTCATGGGAGAGCGGGACGGCGCGGCCAGCGCGGCAGAGCACGGCGCGGGAGTCGCCGCAGTTGGCCACGAGGATGCGGCCGCGGACCACGAGCGCCACCACCGCCGTGGACCCCATGATGCTGCCCGCCGGCACCCCCGACGCCGCCAGCTCGTCCGCCCGCGTGAAGCTCCTTCTCAGCGCGCCCTTCCACGCGCACAGCTCCGCCTCTTCGTCTTGCTGCTGCTTCTTCCGGTAGGCTGCGGCCGCGCGGCTCATCTCGTCCACCAGGATCGCGTGCATGTGGTCCCTCAGTACCACCGACACCTGCACCACCACGGAAATTAGTGTACAGACAAGTCGGTGTTGAGCTGGAGTGTGGCCACGTTCGTAGAGGGGTGCAGCTAGGTTACCACGGGGCCGCCGTGGCCGTCGAAGACGGCGAAGAAGTGCATGCGCGAGCCGTCGACCCAAGTGCAGAAGGACGGGCGCATCGACACGGTGTCCTGCATGGTCACCCCGTGCTCCCGCGGCTTCCCCGCCGCCCCGTACGCCCCGCGCCACGCCGGTCGCTCTGCCGTACCGGAGCCCTCCGCTTCCTTAGCGATGGGTGCGAGGCGAGGGCTCCCGCGCAGGCGGCACGCCGGCAGGTGGCATTCCTCGTAGCCCTTAGGTGGGTCGACTCCGCCCTCGCCGGCCGCGCGGACGTTGTTCACGCCGACGCTGGCCATCACGACGGATTGATCCTTCCAAGGAACAGGCTGAGCAGGTCCTGCGCGGATCCCGAAGCAGCAGAGCATCTTCATTTTGGCTAGGCTAGCAAGAGTGAGGGGTAGAGCTACACAGAAACGGACGATTGAAGGCGAGGAGCAGAAGAgtaggaggaggaagggggaatAGAGCGCAGAAACCTCTCGCTCAAACACGAAGGAGATTACTTGTACTCGTGTCGCTTTTGGATGCAAATTAGTGCTTGCTGCATTACTGCTTCCCCATTTTCACCTCTATTTGTTCATTGATGGAAAATGGCCATATCTTCTATTCCGAATTTATTATCCTTAATTAGTTTCTTGTTCATTATTGCATGTACTGTACTAGAAATATACGGAGGATTCCATACAAACATTCTTTTCGGGAATAAAAACACATTGGGTTTGATCGGCAGTGATTTGTCCTTCCTTTATCTCACTCGCTTTTATTTGCTaccatgtactccctccgttcctaaatatatgtcaatctagatatttcaacaaatgactacatacaaaacaaaatgagtgaatctacactttgaaatatgtctatatacatccgttcCTAAATATGTCTCTTAGAAATTTCAATAAGAACTACATAcaaatgtatatagacatatctTAGGGTGAAGATTCACTTATTTTGGTCCGTATATAATTCATAttgaaatctttaaaaagactaatatttaggaacagaggaagTATATAAAAGAAGTAATTAATGATATGAATAATATTCGTACAAATTAGGAAGGAAATGATTTGCAATCAGAGCATCATGATAAGTTACTAGTAAATCATAATTGCAATAAATGATACAAATTACTATAAGATATGTATTTCTATCTGATAGTGCAAATAAGGAATCAATTAATACATGATGATAAGTTAGTACCCTCTGTtactaaatataagtctttctagagatttcaataatAAGGAGTACATATGTATATAgccatattttagagtgtagattcactcattttgcttcgtatgtactTCGTCTTGgaatatctaaaaagacttatattcaGTAAAGGATGGAGTACTAACATAGGTAATTAATGGTTTCCTTAAAAACGACCTCAAGTACTGCATATCTTATTGATTTGGCAAATAAAATAATATTATCTTTGTTGAGGCAAGTGCTTACCAAATAAAACCTAATTTTCTATTTGTCGTACCACATCTCTACTCTTAATgtctactcctaatggagcagttaGTAGCCTGGTACTCTGGTTTTATTTTCGTTCGGTTTTATTTCCTCCCACGTTCCACCACCCCCGTACCACTGGCTTTTATCTCTTTAAAAATCATTGCAAAAGGAGTAAAAAATCACGTACTTTTAGGATCGCACTTACCATATGTTGTTGCTTCCCTGCACTTGTACATCCCCCTTTGCCTAGAAAAAAAAATCACGCACCAAATCTACTATATGGTATGTCATGTGAGACACCTACCAAAACACATGTTTGTTCCATTACAAAAGATCACATACCAAAAACCTAGGAAACATGCATGGGCAGGTCAATCAACGCACGGGTGGGCCATCCAAATAAATCACCCCCGTATCCGTACGCATCTCTACTAACCAACACTGCATCTTTTGTTTCCGAAtgtactctctctctctctctctctctctctccctctctctctctctctcggctGGCTAGGTTTTCTCACCCGATTTCCTCTCTTCGCCGCCGCTGACACTCCCTTCCCTCGCTCCTGAGATGCACCAATGTTTCCCTCCATGTCCACCCATAGATGACGTGGACGCTCTTCTTGGATTACACGGACTCGAGGAGGATCTGGTTGGAGGCGCCGCCGGTGAGGCACGACTCCTCAACCTACTCTGAGGGGTGAGGGCTCAACCTCCTCTGAGCATATAGTAGGCGAATATCCCTTCATCTTGCTTTTCGGCTTGGTTGCCGATCCAACTAAATCAGATAGCTTGATCCGCATCCCATCGATGATCTACTCACAACACGACAACATGTGCTATTACCTGAGAGGAAGAGACTACGAAGACGGTCAGGGACAACTCCTGTGGCATGGAAAAACCGGTAGGCAATATATTGTCACGTGAAAAAATCATGGACTATAGTGCTTGTTGATCTGATGTCATTTATATGACAGATCAAAGACAAGCTTATATTTTGTTTCCTTCTCCTACCTTTAACTAGACCATGATGGCGCGCGTTGCTGCGCCCGTCTATTTTGACTGTAGAATGGTAGGAACTTGTGTAAATATAAAGAGACAAAAGCAACATAGATGAAAATAATATATTAAAAGGATAAAATAGTCTGAAAAAGTTTTTTCACgtaatttttttattttgttttgaaGCGTTGGTAGTCTGGTAAGTAGCAACTAACAACACACAGAGAAAAATACTAAGGTAGGGCATGTTATTTCCATTTCAGTTTGTAGCTTATGGCTACTTCCAAATGAAAAGGTCAAAAAATAACTTGACATAATAATAGAACACATCTAACAGTTAATAGCGGTAACCTGAATAAAAATATGTAGGCCACAAGAGTTATAAATTCATGAATTGGCGAAACATTGATATACAGATTAACCCTGCTAAAGGCACCGGATGAAATCTATGCTCTTCTTAAGTGGCGTAGTACACACTGCAAGACATGTCACATAATTGTTGAATCTAACTTCCAAAGCTGAAATTACATGCATGTATGCATCCCTAATCAATGATCATCGTACTAATTTCCAAACTAAAAGAAAAACATGGATGATTATTCTTATATTTCAGAAAGTCAAAGTTATATATGTAAATGCTTCATCTTTGGTTTCTGACGTCATCTTAGATTGACATTGACTTAAATTCTTTTCCTATGTCTTGCAACAGACCCTGCAAAGATGTGCACAACGTATCAGGTAAAGTCATTCCTTACACAAGCTAGGAGTGTCTAGTTATCTCAAGAAGAAAAGTGTCTATGGTTGGAAAACAAAAACTCACCCATGAAACTGTCATGCTTCTTCATTAAGCATGGCACATATCTTACCTATAATTGAACTGTAAAAAGTTAAAGAAATAAAGTACACTCTGTAAcaaaatgtaagacgtttttATGCCCTatgcaaaacaaaaaaaaagtcTTGCATTTTGGTACAGAGGATGTAGCTTTCATGTGCAAATATCCATGCAATGTTTCGGAGGTAAATCTGAACTTAAATGGGATTATAGGGAAGCATTGCATGACCTCTCAGCAGATCAAAACCTATATATCTTCCTTACAACTCTGCTTGCATTAGCGTTTAGTTGATGAGTTCAACGCCTACATGTCTACAGGCTACAGTACTTCCGCAAATGATTCTGAAGCATTTGAAAAATAGAGGAAGAAAAACATGCACATGACGTGAGCATATACATGCAATAGATTCAGAAGGGCCTTCATTTTTAGTAAGAAGCTTCTGAAGAGCCTAATGTTTTGTAAATGTCTAGTAAGAGGCGGGCATTAATTTACTTAAAAAATTAATTAATAGACAATAGTACTACCCAGTAATAAATTTGTGGTTCAGTATAACCTTAACAATTGATCTATTATGGATTCTGGATTAAGCATTGCCTAAAAAACTCAAGAAAGAATCATATTTAGTTTATCCTTGCTGAAGATAGTTGGAAAAAAGTAGTTAGTGAATCAACAGTTTAGTTTATAGTTAACATATTTACTCCAGTGCCCATGCATCATCTACGGCAGCTGAAGGTTTGTGAATAGGCAAATTTTAACTATGCATGGTGAAGCAAAATCTGCAGGAACTCCCGGTGAGTAACATTACTCAAGGAATTGTTCTAAATAACCTTATCATACAGATATCGATGAATTCTTAATCCCAAGATTCATATATATTTGCTTCTGTTAGCACACTGAATGATGTGCAGTAGCGCAACAAAAGCAACATAGGGAACCTACAGGTATTATAATCTCACTCAAAATGTTGGCAAGGATGCATCCTGGTGCCCTTTTATGATGCATAGTTATCAATTAAGCGAACAATCATAGTTTCACCATCCCTAACCTTTAATATCATGTAACAACTAACAAGTTATGCACAATTCTAGCAGACATACAATTTACAAATGCAAATATTCAATAATTGCTACAGCAAACGGAACATACCTGTCTCAGGTATCTTTATTTTTATGGTCATCACAACAAATCATACATTATTATATTTCCTCATCACTTCACCACGCCTTGCAAAAATAACCAGAGTTGTTCCATCAGTAAAAGGCAACGTCGTGGGGCCATGGTCGAGAAGATAACTTATTCGGCTCTTAAAAAAAGCTTGCTTGTGTCTCTCCTTGCTCAATAAGTCCCTTATAACAATACATTTTTTCAGTGTCTCAATCTTTGTATCAGTATCACCCTATGATGTAAGTACTTATAAGATCAAGAGATGTAGTTAATAAAGAAAATCCAAAAAACTGAGGATGATGAACAAGACAAATTTAATGCAGGACCACCCTTACTTTTGGCAACGAATAATTATTTTCTTGAATTATTATATCCAACAATACATTCAGCAGAAATTGGGCAAGTTGTTACAAGTGTTAATAAAAGCCTGACTAAAAGATATAAACTTAGTAACCATTTTGCCAGTTACAGTTTGAGTAATAAAGTTAATACCAAAATCAGCGACCTGTGTTTCCTAGATGATAGAAGGACTAATATTTCCTTTAAGTATGTTTCGAGAAGTGCCTTGATCGACTCTGGAACATCAGCAACGAATTTCAGCAAGTACAGGGAGGAGCAATAGGGGTGGTGACACTTGAGCCTCCTTGAAGCGGGTGAGGATTCAGGGCACTCCAGGGAAGATAGGGGCACCTGGTTATGGGGTGGAAGCTACCAATTGTTCGCTGCCTGGCCTCCGTGGTGCTGACCGTCGACCCGGGGGGTGTGAGGAGAGAAGGCGAGGAGGCGAGCCAGATGGATCGATAGACAGGGAGCAGGAAGGTATTTCCCAAACCTGGGAGCGGAGGGTTTCGTGCCATCGTCGGAAGTTCCCAcacactttcttgtaaacgcaggcttctccataatatgagaaatgctacagagctcgcactcactttcttgtaaacgcaggcttctccataagtctgcataaacccaaacgctttgatcatctcatcaaagcgaatgttccaactccgagatgcttgcaccagcccataaatcgagcgttggagcttgcacaccttgtcagcattcttaggatcgacaaaaccttccggctgcatcatatacaattcttccttaaggaaaccattaaggaatgccgttttgacgtccatttgccatatctcataatcatagaatgcggaaattgctaacatgattcggacggacttcagcttcgctaccggtgagaaagtctcatcgtagtcaaccccttgaacttgtcgataacccttagcgacaagccgagctttatagatggtcacattaccatccgcgtctgtcttcttcttaaagatccact belongs to Triticum urartu cultivar G1812 chromosome 7, Tu2.1, whole genome shotgun sequence and includes:
- the LOC125518190 gene encoding probable protein phosphatase 2C 37 — translated: MQDTVSMRPSFCTWVDGSRMHFFAVFDGHGGPVVSVVLRDHMHAILVDEMSRAAAAYRKKQQQDEEAELCAWKGALRRSFTRADELAASGVPAGSIMGSTAVVALVVRGRILVANCGDSRAVLCRAGRAVPLSHDHKLARPDELAAPGVQGILTRSRALALHASCYVTSKQGSFLALSATAYCSMPLLALAVNSFLQNIFLQLSSYEKERKANYIYKIKCGSPTTRFVNDDSDKSGATTFPCLVSIEHGEARAANDGRQGHTFLNPQMTCEPDITITARSDDDDCLILASNGLWDVISNQKACNVTKKCLEDKSKGANASVGKEEEVRCVCAAIRLTNLAINEHSLDDISVVVLDLKVRC